A window of the Molothrus ater isolate BHLD 08-10-18 breed brown headed cowbird chromosome 16, BPBGC_Mater_1.1, whole genome shotgun sequence genome harbors these coding sequences:
- the PGAP6 gene encoding post-GPI attachment to proteins factor 6, with product MAGAAGPPLPRLLLLLLQLLALPAGRAGRAGPDSLYVSEYFSQSAQKLSFYSWYGNAKLFHFHVPEDTVLLRWLLQASRGKGPECTSMEITVHFRHGAPPVINPLGTRFPANATVRPSYNISITLSSAVQNTTFVNVTTPAAGDWFIAAHLPQAAGRIEVKGFSTPCPYMFQADMFVLRLTDMPVLEPGVPMPHTVVSPAKPLHVKVFVPKHAAAMRFQLSSCVTSEQRACTVRVLLGSITLPQSFQRSLTCTGSTNCSLALESPPWEKWLQIMVESLGTANASVSVEMLASFTVCRPGSTSSFLNFISLNQSQSAPHRPGAAGSSALAAAEAPQNTSGQRSSSCLQSQPVVREDLDVVSVRYRLLNGPSVPVSSLSPTLLLLNLNTGMDSGGSLVVSLLLNKTSVSLANATVAACVSAASPVLSLNATQNCSTAFSQGYPLSVSTSSAEAMLIVLYPQTDDWFLSLQLLCPRGQGGCASAEGRVSVFAYLTPCFNDCGPYGQCSLLRRHGFLYAGCSCKAGWGGWSCTDDSKAQTVGTQNLATLLLTLSNLMFLPAIAVAVYRFYLVEASVYTYTMFFSTFYHACDQPGVAVLCIMDYDTLQYCDFLGSVVSIWVTILCMARLKKILKYVLFVLGTLLIAMSLQLDRRGVWNMMGPCLFALLIMVTAWVHHGAKRRHCYPSSWKRWVFYLLPGITLAFIAISVYAFMETNENYYYTHSIWHVLVACSVAFLLPPRDKHKKPWAWPQKLTCRYQICQNDHEELYAVT from the exons ACTCCCTGTATGTGTCCGAGTACTTCTCTCAGAGTGCACAGAAGCTCTCCTTCTACAGCTGGTATGGCAACGCCAAGCTCTTCCACTTCCACGTGCCAGAGGACACCGTGCTGCTGCGCTGGCTCCTGCAGGCATCCCGGGGGAAGGGCCCTGAGTGCACCAGCATGGAGATCACTGT GCACTTTCGGCACGGAGCCCCTCCCGTCATTAACCCATTGGGCACCCGCTTTCCTGCCAACGCCACCGTCCGTCCCTCCTACAACATCAGCATCaccctgagcagtgctgtgcaaaACACCACCTTTGTCAACGTCACcacccctgctgctggggactgGTTCATCGCTGcccacctgccccaggctgcGGGCAGGATCGAGGTCAAG ggTTTCTCCACTCCATGCCCCTATATGTTCCAGGCAGATATGTTTGTGCTCAGACTCACTGATATGCCTGTCCTGGAGCCTGGTGTGCCCATGCCTCACACCGTTGTCTCGCCTGCTAAGCCACTGCATGTCAA ggTCTTCGTTCCCAAGCACGCGGCGGCGATGCGgttccagctgagcagctgcGTCACCAGCGAGCAGAGAGCCTGCACTGtgagggtgctgctgggctccatCACCCTGCCCCAGTCCTTCCAGAGGAGCCTCACCTGCACAGGGAGCACCAactgcagcctggccctggagtCACCGCCCTGGGAGAAGTGGCTGCAGATCATGGTGGAGAGTCTCGGCACTGCCAACGCCAGCGTGTCGGTGGAGATGCTGGCTTCTTTCACAG TTTGCAGACCAGGAAGCACCAGCTCCTTCCTTAACTTCATCAGCCTAAACCAGAGCCAGTCTGCTCCCCACagaccaggagcagcaggcagctctgctctggctgcagcagaggctccGCAGAACACGTCTGGGCAGcgcagcagctcctgcctgcagagccagcccgTGGTCAGGGAGGACCTGGACGTGGTGTCCGTGCGCTACCGGCTCCTGAACGGCCCCAGCGTGCCCGTGAGCTCCCTGtcccccaccctgctcctgctcaacCTCAACACGGGCATGGACAGCGGGGGATCCCTCGTGGTCAGTCTGCTGCTCAACAAG ACATCTGTGAGCCTGGCCAATGCCACCGTGGCAGCCTGTGTGAGTGCTGCTTCTCCAGTGCTGTCCCTCAACGCcacacagaactgcagcacAG ctttctccCAGGGCTACCCTCTGAGTGTGAGCACGTCCTCTGCAGAAGCCATGCTGATTGTCCTGTACCCACAGACCGATGACTggttcctgtccctgcagctcctctgccccaggggacaggg GGGATGTGCCAGTGCTGAAGGCAGAGTGTCGGTGTTCGCCTACCTCACCCCCTGCTTCAACGACTGCGGCCCCTACGGGCAGTGCAGCCTCCTGCGCAGGCACGGCTTCCTCTACGCCGGCTGCAGCTGCAAGGCTG GTTGGGGcggctggagctgcacagatGACAGCAAGGCCCAGACCGTGGGCACACAGAACCTGGCCACGCTCCTGCTCACCCTGAGCAACCTCATGTTCCTGCCCGCCATTGCAGTCGCTGTCTATCGCTTCTACCTGGTGGAGGCCTCTGTCTACACCTACACCATGTTCTTCTCCACG TTCTACCACGCGTGTGACCAGCCGGGcgtggctgtgctgtgcatcaTGGACTATGACACCCTGCAGTACTGCGACTTCCTGGGCTCCGTGGTGTCCATCTGGGTCACCATCCTCTGCATGGCCCGCCTCAAGAAGATCCTGAAATAC GTCCTTTTCGTCTTGGGGACCCTGTTAATTGccatgtccctgcagctggaccGCAGAGGGGTGTGGAACATGATGGGTCCCTGCCTCTTCGCCCTCCTCATCATGGTTACAGCCTGG GTTCACCACGGAGCAAAGCGCAGGCACTGCTACCCCTCCTCGTGGAAGCGCTGGGTTTTCTACCTCCTCCCAGGGATCACCTTGGCTTTCATTGCCATCTCAGTGTACGCCTTCATGGAAACCAATGAGAACTACTACTACACCCACAGCATCTGGCACGTGCTGGTGGCCTGCAGCGTGGctttcctgctccctcctcgGGACAAGCATAAGAAGCCCTGGGCCTGGCCCCAGAAGCTCACGTGTCGCTATCAGATCTGCCAGAACGACCATGAGGAGCTCTATGCTGTGACCTGa